From Cupriavidus oxalaticus:
CCTGCGCGATCCGGCACTGGACCTGGCGCAGTTCGAGTTCGCGCAAGGCCGCGCCGACCGCTGGAACCTGGCTGCATGGCGGGTGCCGCTGGCGCTGCTGGCCGGCATCGTCCTGGTGCAGGTGCTGGGCATGAACATCCACTGGCTGCTGCTGCGCAACGAGCAGCAGCGCGTGGAAGCCGCGCAGCAGCAGACCTTGCGCAGCGCCTTCCCGCAGACCCAGGCCATCCTGGACGCGCCGCTGCAGATGCGGCGCCAGGTCGAGCAGCTGCGCATCGCCAGCGGCCGCAGCACGCCGGAAGACTTCCTGCCGCTGGCCGACCGCTTTGCCCAGGCCGCGCACCGGCTGCCGCCGGATGCGCTGCAGGCGCTGGAATACCGCGGCCGCATGCTGGTGGTGACGCTCAAGCCGGGCACGGACATTGCCGGCCTGCGCAATGCCGCGCGCCAGGCCGGCCTGCAGATGGAAGAGGACAAGACCGGTGGCGCGGCAGGCGGCGCAGGTAGCGCACCAGGCAGTGCGGCGGGCGGCGCGACGGGCGGCGCCACGCCGGTGACGCCGGGCTCGCGCTGGACCGTCAGGCCGGGCCTGTGAGCGCGGCAGCACGATACGCATGGATGCCATGAAAGACTCCGCCCGAAACCACACGTCCCGCCCCGCCCGGTCCGCAAGCACTACCGCCCTGCGCGCGCGCCTGGCGCGGCTGCGTCCGCGCGTGCCGCAAGCCTGGCAGGATCGCTTCAACGCGTTCTGGGCGGCGCGCAACCCGCGCGAGCAGGCCATCCTGGCCGGCGGCGCCGCGGTGATGGTGCTGGTGATCGGCTACACGCTGCTGTGGGAGCCGGCCGCCGAAGGCCGCCAGCGCCTGGCGCGCAACCTGCCGCAGATGCGCGCCGACCTGGCCGAAATGGAAACGCTGGCGCAGGAAGCGCGCGGCCTCAAGGCCACGCCGGCACCGGCGCTGCGCGGCGACGCGCTGACGCAGGCGCTGCAGGACAGCCTGGGCCAGCATGGCCTGAAGGCGGCCCGGCTTGCCGCCGGCGCCGACAACAATGTCCAGGTGCAGCTCGACAAGGTGCCCTTCGGCGCGTTCAGCAGCTGGCTGCAGGACGTGCGCCAGCAGCAGCGCATGAAAGTGATCGACGCCCGCATCGTCTATGTCGGCGCCACGGCGCTGGTCAATGTCAGCGCGACCCTGCAGGGTCCGGGCGGCCGCAGCTGATGGTACGGCTGGAAACGCTGCGGCTGCCGCGCCGCAAGCTGCGCCAGCCGGGTGCATGGCGGGGCCTGCGCTGGCTCGCGCTGGGACTGGCCAGCGCCGCGGCAACGGTGGTGGCGATGTTGCCGGCCACGTGGATCGCCGAGCGCGTGGCCACGCAGACGCAGGGACGGGTGCTGCTGGCCGATGCCAGCGGCTCGCTGTGGCGCGGCA
This genomic window contains:
- a CDS encoding type II secretion system protein M, with product MDAMKDSARNHTSRPARSASTTALRARLARLRPRVPQAWQDRFNAFWAARNPREQAILAGGAAVMVLVIGYTLLWEPAAEGRQRLARNLPQMRADLAEMETLAQEARGLKATPAPALRGDALTQALQDSLGQHGLKAARLAAGADNNVQVQLDKVPFGAFSSWLQDVRQQQRMKVIDARIVYVGATALVNVSATLQGPGGRS